Proteins from a single region of Bacillota bacterium:
- a CDS encoding SLC45 family MFS transporter, with product MKLDYWKTFVLGLGFFSISLSWSIYNSYVPIFLSELLKDAAYRTTLVGIIMTFDNIAAITLQPYFGALSDRTWTRIGRRMPFLAAGMPVAAVFFALIPVTKFALAAMIPVIIVMNVAMTAFRAPTVALMPDITPSPLRSKANGVINFMGGLGALLAFFAFSQLFKISPALPFVVTSALMVAVLFILLKTIHEPRDAGDIGGGAGADAGREKSVGILRAMGEVVADRDKSALCLLLAIFFWFVGWSGVEALFTLYGVEVWGMTPAAASFALGFFSLSFLVFAIPSGFIATAIGRRRTILAGIVGLSVVLAAMTFARPGVTLTGLLLVGGIAWALININSYPMVVDMTSPAKIGAYTGLYYFFSALAAIVAPPVFGWFMDVLGRRALFVCAFVSFVAAFALMFGVRRGEAAQTASAEREAGAPVDAGV from the coding sequence GTGAAGCTCGATTATTGGAAGACGTTTGTCCTCGGTCTCGGCTTCTTCAGCATCTCCTTGAGCTGGTCCATCTATAACTCGTACGTCCCAATCTTTCTTTCGGAGCTCTTGAAGGACGCCGCCTACCGCACCACGCTTGTCGGCATCATTATGACTTTCGACAACATCGCCGCCATAACGCTCCAGCCGTATTTCGGTGCCTTGAGCGACAGGACATGGACAAGGATCGGGCGCAGGATGCCGTTCCTCGCGGCAGGCATGCCTGTGGCCGCGGTGTTCTTCGCCCTCATTCCGGTCACGAAGTTCGCCCTCGCGGCGATGATCCCGGTCATCATTGTGATGAACGTCGCCATGACCGCTTTCCGCGCGCCGACCGTGGCATTGATGCCCGACATTACGCCGTCACCGCTCCGCAGCAAGGCGAACGGCGTAATCAATTTCATGGGAGGGCTAGGCGCGCTTCTCGCGTTCTTCGCCTTCTCGCAGCTATTCAAGATCAGCCCTGCCCTGCCATTTGTGGTGACCAGCGCTCTCATGGTCGCGGTCCTCTTCATACTATTGAAGACCATTCATGAACCCCGCGACGCGGGCGACATCGGCGGCGGTGCGGGCGCCGACGCCGGCAGGGAGAAGAGCGTGGGGATCCTGCGGGCAATGGGGGAGGTCGTGGCCGATCGGGACAAGAGCGCACTGTGCCTCCTTCTCGCGATATTCTTCTGGTTCGTGGGGTGGAGCGGCGTCGAGGCCCTTTTCACGCTTTACGGGGTGGAGGTCTGGGGCATGACCCCGGCCGCTGCATCCTTCGCGCTCGGGTTCTTCTCGCTGTCGTTCCTCGTGTTTGCCATCCCAAGCGGGTTCATCGCAACAGCCATCGGACGGCGCCGGACCATACTTGCAGGGATCGTGGGTCTTTCGGTTGTGCTTGCAGCGATGACGTTCGCGCGCCCTGGCGTGACTCTTACCGGGCTGCTACTTGTGGGTGGAATCGCGTGGGCGCTCATAAACATCAACTCCTATCCGATGGTCGTGGATATGACGAGCCCGGCGAAGATAGGTGCGTATACCGGCCTGTATTACTTCTTCTCGGCGCTTGCAGCGATCGTCGCCCCTCCTGTCTTCGGATGGTTTATGGACGTGCTGGGGAGGCGAGCCTTGTTCGTGTGTGCGTTCGTGAGCTTCGTGGCGGCGTTCGCCCTCATGTTCGGGGTGAGACGCGGAGAGGCCGCGCAGACGGCTTCAGCTGAGCGTGAGGCGGGCGCGCCCGTGGACGCGGGCGTATAG